The Malus domestica chromosome 10, GDT2T_hap1 nucleotide sequence AGCCATTCTAAAGAACCCGAGAATTCTTCTTCTTGATGAAGCAACAAGCGCGCTGGATGCTGAGTCCGAAAAGATTGTTCAAGATGCACTGGTGAACTTGATGTCAAATCGCACAACCATAGTTGTTGCGCATCGCTTGACAACTATTAGGAATGCTGATTGCATAGCAGTGGTGCACAGAGGCAAAATTGTTGAAAAAGGTCAGTACAATACGCGTGCCAATCTATCATTCTCAATTTCAACAAACTTGATCCTTAAGTTAACTTTTCCGTTGGATTGGTTATAGGGACTCATAATGAGTTGACCAAAGATCCGGAAGGGGCTTACAGCCAATTAATCCGCCTGCAAGAAGGATCAAAAGTTGACAACGAAGCACAAACCTCTGATCCGAATAGAATGGACACCAGCCTAGATACAGATAGGACTTTGCTCAGCTCTGGGAGCCGGAGATTATCGATGAGGAGGTCTATAAGCAGAGGCTCATCAGGTAACCGGCACTCATTTACTATTGGCTTTGGCATTCCCGGTCCAGTTGATATCCAAGAGAGTGAAGTAGGACACGAGGATGATCATGACAGACCTAAAGTTGATCCTGAAAAGCGCAAAACAGTTTCTATCCGAAGGCTGGCTGCTCTTAACAAACCTGAGGCTCCAGTTTTGCTTCTAGGAGCCATTGCTGCAGCAGGGCATGGAGTAATTTTCCCTATCTTTGCGTTACTACTCTCGAAAGCCATTAGAATGTTCTACGAACCGCCCAATGAGCTAAGGCATGATTCCAGAAAATGGGCGTTAGTTTATGTAGGTTTAGGTTGCGCTGCTCTGTTGGTGATTCCTGTGCAGAATTTCTTCTTTGGAGTTGCAGGTGGGAAATTAGTGGAGCGAATTCGTTCCTTGTCATTCCAGAAGGTTGTGCACCAGCAAGTCAGTTGGTTTGATGACCCTGCAAATTCAAGGTATGTTAAATGAAAAAGTAATTTTCGCGAGCTTTGAACTCTCAATATTTCAACTGAAATATTTTGTTCTTTCAGCGGTGCGATTGGTGCAAGGTTATCTACGGATGCTTCAACCATTAAGAGTCTTGTTGGTGACGCCTTAGCGTTGATTGTGCAGAATATAGCAACAATCATCGCAGGGCTGATTATAGGTTTCACAGCTAACTGGAAACTGACGCTGGTAGTTTTAGCCGTTTCGCCATTGATGCTTCTGCAAGGAACACTTCAGGCAAAATTTCTTAAAGGGTTTAGTGCAGATGCCAAGGTGAGAGTCTTGCCCCaagagtttttttattttgtcaaataaaaaatttgttgaATGTACTTGTAACATTTTGAATATCTGCAGCTTATGTATGAAGAAGCCAGTCAAGTGGCAAACGATGCGATTGGTAGCATCCGAACGGTTGCATCTTTTTGTTCTGAGAAGAAGGTGATAGAGGCATACGAGAAGAAGTGTGAGGGTCCGTTGAAGCAAGGAGTACGGTTAGGAGTAGTAAGTGGTTCGGGTTTTGGCTTTTCGTTCTTCTTAATGTTCTGCACAAATGCATTGGTATTCTATATTGGAGCTATTCTTGTGAAGCATGGTCAAGCTACATTTGAACAAGTATTCAAGGTGATATTTTTGCTGCTACAGTTCCTTAACTTCTTCGACAAGTGCTCCTGCTCTAACTCTAatgattcatttttttttttgcaggttTTCTTCGCTGTAACTATCTCTGCAATGGGGGTCTCACAATCTACTAGCATGGCCCCTGACTCCAACAAAGCCAAGGACTCATCGGCTTCGATATTTCAAATTCTCGACAGCAAACCTAAGATTGACTCGAGCAGTAATGAAGGCGTAACATTATCACATTTAATTGGAGACATCGAGCTTGAGCATGTCAGCTTTAAGTATCCTATGCGCCCGGATGTGCAGATATTCAGAGACATTTGTTTGAAGATGCCCTCCGGAAAGGTAATTAACCACCACTAGTGAGTCTGTCTGTTTTGTTTATTTGCATTTGAGTTATGGGAACTGGTTTCTGCAACACCGCTGTTTTGGCATTTGAATTTAATAAATCAAAGGAGAATCAAGGGAAAAAAGTAAATAGGGTGTGCCGAAATCTCTTCCCTTCAGTCATATATATGCAAACTTAGCTTAAAATTCCATCCGCAGACTGTTGCTTTGGTTGGAGAGAGTGGCAGCGGGAAATCAACGGTAATAGGCCTCATAGAGAGATTCTACGATCCTGATTCAGGTCGCGTGCTACTAGACGGAGTAGAAATCCAAAAGTTCAAGCTAAACTGGCTGAGGCAGCAGATAGGGTTGGTTGGTCAAGAACCAGTTCTCTTCAACGAATCCATTCGTGCCAACATTGCATATGGCAAGCCAGGAGATGTTACCGAGGAAGAAATCATAGCAGCGACCACAGCAGCTAACGTGCACAATGTCATATCTTCATTGCCTCAAGGCTACGACACCTCAGTAGGTGAACGAGGGGTTCAACTGTCAGGAGGTCAGAAGCAAAGAATTGCCATTGCGAGGGCTATACTCAAGGACCCGAAAATCCTCCTACTTGATGAAGCTACAAGTGCACTGGATGCAGAGTCCGAACGCAAAGTACAAGACGCATTGGACAGGGTTATGGTGAACAGAACAACAGTTGTAGTTGCGCACCGCCTTAGCACGATAAAAGGAGCAGACATAATCGCGGTGGTGAAGAATGGCGTGATTGCGGAAAAGGGAAGCCATGATTTCCTAATGAAGATCACTGACGGGGCTTATGCTTCTTTGGTGGCACTTAATTCCAGCTCAAATACATAAGTAGATAAAGAACTCAGACAACAAGAATCCGAGTATATATTTGGTATTACATACCTAAGACACACATTGCAGTGGATGGATGTGTGACTGCAGAAACTGTAAGCTAAAGATGTTTAAGTTTGTGTTTGGACATGAGTTTAGTACTTAATCACGCTATGTGGCACGTTAAATGGATGCCACTGAAGAGTGTTTAAGGTTAAGTGTTGGTTTGGTGTTTAGTTATTTAAGCCTAACTGGCTGCCTATCTAATATAATTTCGTGTTCCTGATTGTTTGTAGTGATGTTTGGTTCcaatataatttcttcacacaaGCCTTCATGTACTCATGCTTCTCTTTGTTGGGAGCCTCCACAGGAGGGAACTGAGCATACCAATGTTCAAGCTTGAAGCTTCGTTtgtttctttcacaagcagaatTTCGACGAGCCAAATACAACCCAAACTTAAAGGCAAGTTCGAGTTGTTTCAAAACGATTTACAACCCTACAACACAGCTCAGATTAACAACTCACAATGCAGTCTACCAACTCAAATTATCTAGTGTTCCTTTTTCAAACTCATGAAAATTTATACCTTCATTCATTCTTCATCCAGCAGCCTCCTTCAGTCTAGCCGGATGAGCCGCTTGATCATCCGTCTCTGCTTCCACATCCGTCTTGTTAGGGTGGCATCGCTACTAGTATGCCGACTACTGACAACATCGTTCGTCCTCTCAGTTGAGACAACATTCCTCTccggacttggattctctgtaAGTGTTATTTTCTTTCACGTAGCCGACGTGCATGGAAGGAGTTTTGCTCGAGAGAGAATACGCATCA carries:
- the LOC103446262 gene encoding ABC transporter B family member 9-like isoform X1, translating into MEGGSGGGDGKAEVNNNSGSQAKADQEKQKVAFYKLFAFADRLDIALMIVGTISAVGNGLSQPLMTLVFGNLINTFGSTDPGHIVPLISKVSLKFVYLAIGTGAAALLQVACWMVTGERQAARIRGKYMKAILRQDIGFFDTETSTGEIIGRMSGDTILIQEAMGEKVGKFIQLCSTFLGGFMIAFVKGWRLAIVLLATIPAIVIAGATMATIMARMSSRGQTAYAEAGNIVEQTVGSIRTVASFTGEKQAIEKYNQKLKVAYNTMVQQGLVTGLGLGIFMLVIFCTYALAVWYGSKMIIKHGYNGGQVINVIFALMTGGMSLGQASPSLNAFASGKAAAYKMFETISRNPTIDPYDASGIVLQDVKGDVELKDVYFRYPARPDVKIFVGFSLYVPSGTTTALVGQSGSGKSTVIGLVERFYDPEAGEVLIDGVDLKKLQLKAIREKIGLVSQEPNLFTTTIRENIKYGKDDATDEEIRRATELANAAKFIDKLPQGIDTMVGEHGTSLSGGQKQRIAIARAILKNPRILLLDEATSALDAESEKIVQDALVNLMSNRTTIVVAHRLTTIRNADCIAVVHRGKIVEKGTHNELTKDPEGAYSQLIRLQEGSKVDNEAQTSDPNRMDTSLDTDRTLLSSGSRRLSMRRSISRGSSGNRHSFTIGFGIPGPVDIQESEVGHEDDHDRPKVDPEKRKTVSIRRLAALNKPEAPVLLLGAIAAAGHGVIFPIFALLLSKAIRMFYEPPNELRHDSRKWALVYVGLGCAALLVIPVQNFFFGVAGGKLVERIRSLSFQKVVHQQVSWFDDPANSSGAIGARLSTDASTIKSLVGDALALIVQNIATIIAGLIIGFTANWKLTLVVLAVSPLMLLQGTLQAKFLKGFSADAKLMYEEASQVANDAIGSIRTVASFCSEKKVIEAYEKKCEGPLKQGVRLGVVSGSGFGFSFFLMFCTNALVFYIGAILVKHGQATFEQVFKVFFAVTISAMGVSQSTSMAPDSNKAKDSSASIFQILDSKPKIDSSSNEGVTLSHLIGDIELEHVSFKYPMRPDVQIFRDICLKMPSGKTVALVGESGSGKSTVIGLIERFYDPDSGRVLLDGVEIQKFKLNWLRQQIGLVGQEPVLFNESIRANIAYGKPGDVTEEEIIAATTAANVHNVISSLPQGYDTSVGERGVQLSGGQKQRIAIARAILKDPKILLLDEATSALDAESERKVQDALDRVMVNRTTVVVAHRLSTIKGADIIAVVKNGVIAEKGSHDFLMKITDGAYASLVALNSSSNT
- the LOC103446262 gene encoding ABC transporter B family member 9-like isoform X2, with product MVTGERQAARIRGKYMKAILRQDIGFFDTETSTGEIIGRMSGDTILIQEAMGEKVGKFIQLCSTFLGGFMIAFVKGWRLAIVLLATIPAIVIAGATMATIMARMSSRGQTAYAEAGNIVEQTVGSIRTVASFTGEKQAIEKYNQKLKVAYNTMVQQGLVTGLGLGIFMLVIFCTYALAVWYGSKMIIKHGYNGGQVINVIFALMTGGMSLGQASPSLNAFASGKAAAYKMFETISRNPTIDPYDASGIVLQDVKGDVELKDVYFRYPARPDVKIFVGFSLYVPSGTTTALVGQSGSGKSTVIGLVERFYDPEAGEVLIDGVDLKKLQLKAIREKIGLVSQEPNLFTTTIRENIKYGKDDATDEEIRRATELANAAKFIDKLPQGIDTMVGEHGTSLSGGQKQRIAIARAILKNPRILLLDEATSALDAESEKIVQDALVNLMSNRTTIVVAHRLTTIRNADCIAVVHRGKIVEKGTHNELTKDPEGAYSQLIRLQEGSKVDNEAQTSDPNRMDTSLDTDRTLLSSGSRRLSMRRSISRGSSGNRHSFTIGFGIPGPVDIQESEVGHEDDHDRPKVDPEKRKTVSIRRLAALNKPEAPVLLLGAIAAAGHGVIFPIFALLLSKAIRMFYEPPNELRHDSRKWALVYVGLGCAALLVIPVQNFFFGVAGGKLVERIRSLSFQKVVHQQVSWFDDPANSSGAIGARLSTDASTIKSLVGDALALIVQNIATIIAGLIIGFTANWKLTLVVLAVSPLMLLQGTLQAKFLKGFSADAKLMYEEASQVANDAIGSIRTVASFCSEKKVIEAYEKKCEGPLKQGVRLGVVSGSGFGFSFFLMFCTNALVFYIGAILVKHGQATFEQVFKVFFAVTISAMGVSQSTSMAPDSNKAKDSSASIFQILDSKPKIDSSSNEGVTLSHLIGDIELEHVSFKYPMRPDVQIFRDICLKMPSGKTVALVGESGSGKSTVIGLIERFYDPDSGRVLLDGVEIQKFKLNWLRQQIGLVGQEPVLFNESIRANIAYGKPGDVTEEEIIAATTAANVHNVISSLPQGYDTSVGERGVQLSGGQKQRIAIARAILKDPKILLLDEATSALDAESERKVQDALDRVMVNRTTVVVAHRLSTIKGADIIAVVKNGVIAEKGSHDFLMKITDGAYASLVALNSSSNT